The following are encoded in a window of Flavobacterium psychrotrophum genomic DNA:
- a CDS encoding thioredoxin domain-containing protein, whose product MNELAAETSPYLLQHANNPIYWKAWKPEVLAEAVNQDKLIIVSVGYSACHWCHVMEHESFEDNEVAAVMNAHYISIKVDREERPDVDATYMKAVQLMTSQGGWPMNVVLLPDGRPVWGGTYFRKAQWIETLQQLQDLFITGRDKMEDYAVKLLEGINQLSLLPPNEEETLKDPSAIKPLVEKWAKSFDWDFGGYARAPKFMMPNNYQFLQRYGYQTGTQELLDFTNLTLTRMAWGGLFDTIGGGFSRYSVDMHWHVPHFEKMLYDNGQLMSLYAEAYKATGDTLYKEVIEKTHFFIATELTSPDGAFYSAWDADSFTLTGHKEEGAFYTWEKQDLKDLLGSDFEQFAVVFNINEFGFWENGQYVLIQTNATEELAKEFGITTEVLQEKKAQWEKMLYTEREKRHKPGLDDKVLTSWNAIMLKGYADAYKATTDEVYLKAALGNAHFICDKLWDSVGHLWRTYKNGIAKIKGFLEDYAHTADAFISLYQCTLDEKWLLYAKQLTDYSLEHFYDSKKQFFSFTEIADNQLVAPHYETEDNVIPASNSVIANVLYKLSILFDNAHYEKVALQMLYQMIPAMDYPSAFSNWLNLWLDLSAQNKELAVCGENAAETIKEINAQYMPHVLVAGTVKDSVIPFLQNRFVKNSLMFYVCQNKACNLPTDNVETAINDLKF is encoded by the coding sequence ATGAATGAACTCGCCGCCGAAACCAGTCCTTACCTGCTGCAACACGCTAACAACCCTATCTACTGGAAAGCCTGGAAGCCGGAAGTATTGGCCGAAGCCGTAAATCAGGACAAACTTATAATAGTCAGCGTGGGTTACAGTGCCTGCCACTGGTGCCATGTTATGGAGCACGAAAGTTTTGAGGATAACGAGGTGGCAGCCGTAATGAACGCGCATTACATTTCGATAAAAGTAGACCGCGAAGAACGCCCGGATGTAGATGCTACTTATATGAAAGCCGTACAGCTAATGACCAGCCAGGGCGGGTGGCCCATGAATGTAGTACTGTTACCCGACGGCAGGCCGGTTTGGGGTGGCACCTACTTTCGCAAAGCACAATGGATAGAAACACTACAGCAATTGCAGGACCTGTTTATTACAGGCCGTGACAAGATGGAAGACTATGCCGTGAAACTTTTAGAAGGCATAAACCAGCTGTCGTTGCTTCCGCCTAATGAGGAAGAGACTTTAAAAGATCCTTCAGCCATAAAGCCACTGGTAGAAAAATGGGCTAAAAGTTTTGACTGGGATTTTGGCGGGTATGCCCGTGCACCTAAGTTTATGATGCCTAACAACTACCAGTTCCTGCAACGTTACGGTTACCAAACCGGCACACAGGAGTTGCTTGATTTTACCAATCTTACCCTTACCCGAATGGCGTGGGGTGGCTTGTTTGATACCATAGGTGGGGGATTTTCACGTTACTCGGTAGATATGCACTGGCACGTACCCCACTTTGAAAAGATGCTGTATGACAACGGCCAACTGATGAGTTTGTATGCCGAAGCTTACAAAGCTACCGGTGATACGCTCTATAAAGAAGTGATAGAAAAAACGCATTTTTTTATTGCTACAGAGCTCACGTCTCCCGATGGCGCCTTTTACAGCGCGTGGGATGCTGACAGTTTTACCCTTACCGGGCATAAAGAAGAAGGCGCTTTTTATACCTGGGAAAAACAGGATTTAAAAGATTTACTGGGCAGTGACTTTGAACAATTTGCTGTAGTCTTTAATATTAATGAATTTGGTTTTTGGGAAAATGGTCAATACGTTTTAATCCAAACCAATGCTACAGAAGAACTGGCTAAAGAATTTGGGATCACTACCGAAGTTTTGCAAGAGAAGAAAGCACAATGGGAAAAGATGCTTTATACCGAAAGAGAAAAACGCCACAAACCAGGCCTTGATGATAAAGTACTTACTTCCTGGAATGCCATAATGCTTAAAGGCTATGCCGATGCTTACAAAGCCACTACAGATGAAGTATATCTTAAAGCCGCACTTGGTAACGCCCATTTTATATGCGATAAACTTTGGGACAGCGTAGGCCACCTTTGGCGCACCTACAAAAATGGTATTGCAAAAATTAAAGGCTTTCTTGAAGATTATGCCCATACTGCAGATGCCTTTATATCCTTATACCAGTGTACGCTTGATGAAAAATGGCTGCTGTATGCAAAACAGCTTACAGATTATAGCCTTGAGCATTTTTACGACAGTAAAAAACAGTTTTTTTCTTTTACCGAAATAGCAGATAATCAATTAGTGGCTCCGCATTATGAAACGGAAGACAATGTAATACCGGCATCAAATTCGGTTATTGCCAACGTGCTGTATAAACTGAGCATTTTGTTTGACAATGCTCATTACGAAAAAGTAGCACTGCAAATGCTTTACCAGATGATACCCGCCATGGATTATCCTTCGGCGTTTAGCAACTGGCTTAACCTGTGGCTGGATCTTTCGGCACAAAACAAAGAACTCGCCGTATGCGGAGAAAATGCTGCTGAGACAATTAAAGAGATCAACGCACAGTATATGCCCCATGTGTTAGTGGCAGGAACCGTGAAAGATTCTGTAATACCTTTTTTACAAAACCGCTTTGTTAAAAATAGTTTAATGTTTTATGTTTGTCAAAACAAGGCTTGTAATTTGCCAACCGACAATGTAGAAACCGCGATTAACGATTTGAAATTTTAA
- a CDS encoding mechanosensitive ion channel family protein has translation METETQFDSYLEYFTNKLVGYVPSIFGALLVLIGGIILIKILRKILTGILTKRPDHDPTVLKFLLDVLTWILRILLFVQVIEQLGVKTTSFAAAIAAAGLAIGLSLQGSLSNFAGGLLIILFKPFRIGDYIEAQGQAGTVNSIQIFSTRIITPNNQVIYMPNGALSNNTIKNFSQEPLRRAEIILSVDYSSDLKKVKEVIFNVLKSDSNILTEPKPGIEVKALADSSVDLVVFMWAERGNYGAMVSDFYENIKMAFESAGIEIPYPHQDVKLIYPESKGYKIQ, from the coding sequence ATGGAGACTGAAACTCAATTTGACAGCTATTTAGAGTATTTTACAAATAAACTTGTAGGTTATGTTCCAAGTATATTTGGGGCACTCTTAGTACTAATTGGTGGTATTATACTTATAAAGATTTTACGTAAAATACTGACCGGTATACTTACCAAGCGTCCTGATCATGACCCAACCGTTTTGAAATTCTTACTCGATGTTCTTACATGGATATTAAGAATATTACTTTTTGTTCAGGTTATAGAGCAGCTTGGTGTAAAAACAACATCTTTTGCAGCAGCCATTGCAGCCGCAGGTTTGGCAATTGGTTTATCATTACAAGGGTCGCTTAGTAATTTTGCCGGCGGTTTGCTTATCATCTTATTTAAACCTTTCCGCATAGGCGACTATATCGAAGCACAAGGGCAGGCCGGTACAGTAAACAGCATACAGATATTCAGCACCCGCATAATAACCCCGAACAACCAGGTAATATATATGCCAAACGGAGCACTGTCTAACAACACCATAAAAAACTTTTCGCAGGAGCCACTACGCCGTGCCGAAATAATACTCTCTGTAGATTACAGCAGCGACCTTAAAAAAGTAAAAGAAGTTATTTTTAATGTACTAAAATCTGATTCAAACATACTAACAGAACCAAAACCGGGCATTGAAGTAAAAGCACTTGCAGACAGTTCTGTAGACCTGGTAGTATTTATGTGGGCAGAACGCGGAAATTATGGTGCCATGGTATCTGATTTTTATGAAAATATAAAAATGGCTTTTGAATCGGCAGGTATCGAAATTCCGTATCCGCACCAGGATGTTAAACTAATATACCCGGAGAGCAAAGGATATAAGATACAATAA